A genomic stretch from Streptomyces sp. NBC_00224 includes:
- a CDS encoding aldo/keto reductase: MRATDRRTVLGLHRSRHERRLLTGALDLGVTAFDTAYVYFQFRSHETLARVAGDLLPRFSVSTKVGYFPDGHSLDPARLSTAVDEAVRDLGREPEWVLLHNPEHSAPTGDALAEACGMLADAAAAGRCGGWGVSTWDPRPLLGQVNTLPSPGVLMLRCGLLVGIDILDSAELLAKQWQPSSVWGMSPLGGSTATPVWKAFDPRTFLREADSATPVQAALRTAFELPVVDAVALGTDDLGHLKESASCLTYEVDHAMVRQYRDLLRSRQAD, translated from the coding sequence GTGCGCGCCACTGACCGACGAACTGTCCTCGGGTTACACCGGTCTCGTCACGAACGCCGTCTGCTGACGGGTGCACTGGATCTCGGCGTCACCGCCTTCGATACCGCCTACGTCTACTTCCAGTTCCGCTCCCACGAGACTCTTGCCCGAGTGGCGGGCGATCTGCTGCCGAGGTTCTCGGTGTCTACAAAGGTCGGCTACTTCCCCGATGGCCATTCACTCGACCCTGCCCGCCTGAGCACAGCGGTTGATGAGGCGGTGCGGGATCTGGGACGCGAGCCGGAGTGGGTGCTCTTGCACAACCCCGAGCACTCCGCCCCGACAGGCGATGCGCTGGCCGAGGCGTGCGGCATGCTCGCCGACGCCGCAGCCGCAGGCCGGTGCGGAGGGTGGGGCGTCTCCACCTGGGACCCACGCCCCCTCCTCGGCCAGGTCAACACACTTCCCAGCCCTGGGGTACTGATGCTGCGCTGCGGCCTGCTCGTCGGGATCGACATCCTGGATTCCGCCGAACTCCTCGCCAAGCAATGGCAGCCCTCATCGGTCTGGGGCATGAGCCCGCTCGGCGGGAGTACGGCCACGCCGGTCTGGAAGGCGTTCGACCCGCGGACCTTCCTGCGTGAGGCCGACTCGGCCACGCCGGTGCAGGCTGCGCTTCGTACCGCCTTCGAGCTCCCGGTGGTGGATGCCGTGGCCCTCGGGACAGACGACCTCGGCCATCTCAAGGAATCGGCCTCCTGCCTGACGTACGAGGTCGATCACGCGATGGTCAGGCAGTACCGCGACCTGCTGCGCAGTCGTCAGGCTGACTGA
- a CDS encoding JmjC domain-containing protein has translation MEHRLINAIEGALGWKGAEQVGKAFVCGRCDDTGLLSRVLTPNRLLDIAMRRSLNRPQFRVFQKGEEVHPAVYVTDTVSPRGQSIPMVNMHRLGRLLDEGATLILDQLNVFDPTMEVACRALQWWSHERVQVNAYLTTNEASGFPLHWDDHDVIVIQLAGEKKWQVRETTRTAPMYRDADPNSIPSDTVLFDGVLRAGDIMHIPRGHWHQATRAEKGSGYSLHVTFGITKRTGASWLAWLGDWCREHEVFRHDLDRQHAAGHASLMEAAARLVVERPPADFLTAYEHNTAPGRHVPFLDIFGPLDTVVCATHFPPQIHTSGNTVHVIAAGKRLTLAAKALPAIRVLLSGEPIVLDEAAAVVGAEAYDVAEILVKEDLCAPLTDELSSGYTGLVTNAVC, from the coding sequence ATGGAGCACCGGTTGATCAATGCCATCGAAGGCGCGCTGGGCTGGAAGGGGGCCGAGCAGGTCGGGAAGGCGTTCGTGTGCGGGCGCTGCGACGACACGGGGCTGCTGTCACGAGTCCTGACCCCCAACCGGCTGCTGGACATCGCGATGCGGCGCAGTTTGAACCGTCCGCAATTCCGGGTCTTCCAAAAGGGCGAAGAGGTCCATCCGGCGGTGTACGTCACCGACACCGTCAGCCCGCGGGGGCAGAGCATTCCCATGGTCAACATGCACCGGCTCGGCAGGCTGCTGGATGAGGGCGCCACGCTCATCCTGGACCAGCTCAACGTCTTCGACCCGACCATGGAGGTGGCCTGCCGCGCCCTGCAGTGGTGGTCACACGAGCGGGTCCAGGTCAACGCGTATCTGACGACGAATGAGGCTTCCGGCTTCCCGCTGCATTGGGACGACCACGACGTAATCGTTATCCAGCTCGCCGGCGAGAAGAAGTGGCAGGTCCGCGAGACCACCCGTACCGCTCCCATGTACCGGGACGCCGACCCCAACAGCATCCCGAGCGACACCGTGCTCTTCGATGGCGTGCTCCGGGCCGGCGACATCATGCACATTCCGCGAGGCCACTGGCATCAGGCCACCCGCGCGGAGAAGGGCAGCGGATACAGCCTTCACGTCACCTTCGGTATAACGAAGCGCACCGGCGCGAGCTGGCTCGCCTGGCTGGGCGACTGGTGCCGTGAACACGAAGTGTTCCGCCACGACCTCGACCGCCAGCACGCAGCCGGCCATGCCTCCCTGATGGAGGCAGCTGCCCGGCTCGTCGTCGAGCGCCCGCCCGCAGACTTCCTTACGGCGTACGAACACAACACGGCCCCGGGCCGCCATGTGCCGTTCCTCGACATCTTCGGGCCCCTCGACACCGTGGTCTGCGCCACCCACTTCCCTCCTCAGATCCACACCAGCGGCAATACCGTGCACGTCATCGCGGCCGGGAAGCGGCTCACTCTGGCAGCCAAGGCGCTCCCCGCGATCCGGGTGCTCCTCAGCGGGGAGCCCATCGTGCTGGACGAGGCCGCGGCCGTCGTCGGTGCCGAGGCGTACGACGTAGCGGAAATCTTGGTGAAGGAGGATCTGTGCGCGCCACTGACCGACGAACTGTCCTCGGGTTACACCGGTCTCGTCACGAACGCCGTCTGCTGA
- a CDS encoding NUDIX domain-containing protein, giving the protein MSAYQPVSTKRSTVETAIDPTARETSPPVLASALVTDTRGRILVLTHPRPSGGAAVSLPVVQSTGAHPPQAELANTLYSHFDVHPYQAKRLLAVDCEQWSPVLSVVCHLYLFGPLDEHQARRATQTPPPVTAQWLAPKDAIPLFPEAVVDRVRAAVDAWHSGSIAYLVGGRVQPGSPAGFQRGLRSFVEQSVAVDMDLYQAHRPKVLAEVNIVLTDSGGRALLLQPTSSRSQLWELPGGGIDSDAGEGPREAAGRALRDQLGLDVPLGRLLAVDWSHGAPWLSRVAYTFHSATLGEHDLARIRLVPHRNAAWRMVSVDDSAALVSEPLLRRLDACVTALWNNTGPLELTCGAPSH; this is encoded by the coding sequence GTGTCCGCCTACCAGCCTGTTTCCACAAAGCGTTCGACAGTCGAGACAGCCATTGACCCCACTGCTCGGGAAACGTCGCCGCCCGTCCTTGCCTCCGCGCTGGTCACCGATACTCGCGGGCGGATACTCGTGCTGACGCATCCCCGGCCCAGCGGCGGAGCCGCGGTGAGCCTTCCCGTCGTCCAGTCCACGGGTGCTCATCCCCCGCAGGCAGAGCTGGCCAACACTTTGTACAGCCACTTCGACGTACACCCCTACCAGGCGAAGAGACTGCTGGCCGTCGACTGCGAACAGTGGTCTCCCGTCCTGTCGGTCGTGTGCCACCTCTACTTGTTCGGTCCGCTCGATGAACACCAGGCCCGCCGCGCTACGCAGACCCCGCCACCGGTGACCGCTCAGTGGCTGGCGCCCAAGGATGCGATCCCTCTGTTCCCCGAAGCTGTCGTCGACCGGGTGCGCGCGGCCGTCGACGCGTGGCACTCCGGCTCCATCGCCTACCTGGTGGGTGGGCGTGTCCAGCCCGGCTCTCCCGCCGGCTTTCAGCGGGGTCTGCGCTCGTTTGTGGAGCAGAGTGTCGCCGTCGACATGGATCTTTACCAGGCCCATCGTCCGAAGGTGCTCGCTGAGGTGAACATTGTGCTGACCGATTCGGGCGGGCGTGCTCTGCTGCTCCAGCCGACCTCCTCCCGCAGCCAGTTGTGGGAGCTGCCCGGTGGCGGCATCGACAGTGACGCCGGGGAGGGGCCGCGTGAGGCTGCAGGCCGGGCCCTGCGCGACCAGCTCGGTCTCGACGTCCCACTTGGCCGACTCCTGGCTGTTGACTGGAGTCATGGCGCACCATGGCTGAGCCGTGTCGCGTACACGTTCCACAGCGCCACCCTCGGTGAGCATGATCTGGCCCGCATCCGGCTCGTCCCCCACCGGAACGCAGCGTGGCGCATGGTCAGCGTGGACGACAGCGCGGCGCTGGTCAGCGAACCTTTGCTCCGGCGCCTCGACGCCTGTGTGACCGCCCTGTGGAACAACACCGGCCCCCTTGAACTGACCTGCGGTGCTCCCTCCCACTGA
- a CDS encoding glutamine synthetase family protein, translating into MIDTVFYALPNSQGQLKGKRYGARHFLDKVALDGADMCAYLLATDVEMSPRHGFDLTSWDSGFEDTGVVPDLATLRLVPWMPRTVLVLGDAVDAADAPVEVAPRQVLRTQLTRLAAHGLHAQVGLETEFLLYQGTYTPTTGIGPGGLVPAADVNLDYALDHTPGLDRYFRRLQTALAKAGMPVEAIKTESAPGQVEVTFPHSGALSACDQHLVFKHAARTLADRAGMTATFMAAPETGIGSGLHLHRSLTRNGTPILPTPDGELSTIGKSAAAGLLEALPGLAPFYAPNVNSYKRYLGEAFAPTRMAWGFDNRTCAVRIVGHSDGLHLEVRLGGADANPYLALSAAVAGIVHGISHDLVPPRQCVSNAFEASQAPLVPLTFEQARSAFRHSPITREAFGEEVVEHYAQLAQIEIDHQRHTVTDAEQARWFTRA; encoded by the coding sequence TTGATCGACACCGTTTTCTACGCGTTGCCGAACTCGCAAGGGCAGTTGAAGGGCAAGCGGTACGGGGCCCGGCACTTCCTGGACAAGGTCGCACTCGACGGCGCGGACATGTGCGCCTACCTGCTGGCCACCGATGTCGAGATGAGTCCGCGCCACGGCTTCGACCTCACCTCGTGGGACAGCGGCTTCGAGGACACCGGTGTCGTCCCGGACCTCGCAACCCTGCGTCTCGTGCCCTGGATGCCGCGCACCGTGCTCGTCCTCGGAGACGCGGTAGACGCAGCAGACGCCCCGGTCGAAGTTGCTCCCCGGCAGGTCCTGCGCACCCAGCTCACCCGGCTCGCCGCACACGGCCTGCACGCCCAGGTCGGCCTGGAGACCGAGTTCCTGCTCTACCAAGGCACCTACACCCCCACCACCGGCATCGGGCCCGGCGGACTCGTTCCGGCAGCGGACGTGAATCTGGACTACGCCCTCGACCACACCCCTGGTCTCGACCGCTACTTCCGCCGCCTCCAAACCGCATTGGCGAAGGCGGGGATGCCGGTGGAGGCCATCAAGACCGAAAGCGCCCCCGGCCAGGTCGAGGTCACCTTCCCCCACAGCGGCGCGCTCAGCGCCTGCGATCAGCATCTCGTCTTCAAGCACGCCGCGCGCACGCTGGCCGACCGCGCGGGGATGACGGCGACGTTCATGGCCGCGCCCGAGACCGGCATCGGCAGCGGCCTGCACCTCCACCGGTCCCTCACCCGCAACGGCACCCCCATACTCCCCACCCCCGACGGCGAACTCTCAACGATCGGCAAGAGCGCGGCGGCGGGTCTGCTGGAGGCCCTGCCGGGGCTTGCCCCGTTCTATGCGCCGAACGTGAACTCCTACAAGCGGTACCTGGGCGAGGCGTTCGCCCCGACCCGGATGGCCTGGGGGTTCGACAACCGCACCTGCGCGGTGCGCATCGTCGGACACAGCGACGGGCTCCACCTGGAGGTGCGCCTGGGCGGGGCGGACGCGAATCCCTATCTGGCGCTGTCCGCCGCTGTGGCCGGCATCGTCCATGGGATCAGCCACGACCTCGTCCCGCCCCGGCAGTGTGTCTCCAACGCCTTCGAAGCCTCCCAGGCACCGCTGGTGCCGCTCACGTTCGAGCAGGCGCGCTCCGCGTTCCGCCACAGCCCCATCACCCGGGAGGCGTTCGGCGAGGAGGTGGTGGAGCACTACGCGCAGCTGGCGCAAATCGAGATCGACCACCAGCGCCACACCGTCACCGACGCAGAGCAGGCCCGCTGGTTCACCCGCGCCTGA
- a CDS encoding amino acid permease has protein sequence MSYTHQQPPGVHADDEHLRDLGYKPQLFRRMGAFGNAAVSFSVISVLTGCMTMYGYGLSTGGPSVMIWGWIVVGGMVLFVGAALAEVTSAYPTSGALFFMADRLGGRRWGWYTGWLNLLGLLGGIASIDYGCAQFTGAFLDLQYGFQPTPGKTLWIFFGVLILHAVLNLFGVRLVAVLNAVSVWWHLVGVAVIVGALTIVPAHHQSADFVFTRFVNGTGWSSSLYVVAIGLLVAQYTFSGYDASAHLSEETTHASIAAPRGIVRSIVWSWGAGLVLLVGLTFAIQDYTGTQNTSTGVPPAQIFIDALGIGGAKALLLIVIVAQLFCGNAETAACSRMVFAFSRDGALPGQKWWTRTDNASRTPRAAVWLSVTVAAVLALPSLYSPTAFGAVVAINVIGITPAYAIPIYLRIRHRDRFTPGPWNLGRWSIPIGTIAVAWVAVVTVLFCLPQSKPATGGLVTVDTFNYAPIALAAALLLAAAWWRIAGRHYKVPAVAADKELSKIQQEIV, from the coding sequence ATGTCATATACACATCAACAACCTCCCGGTGTGCACGCCGACGATGAACACCTGCGGGACCTGGGCTACAAGCCTCAGTTGTTCCGGCGGATGGGCGCGTTCGGCAACGCGGCCGTCTCGTTCTCCGTGATCAGCGTGCTCACCGGCTGCATGACCATGTACGGCTACGGCCTCTCCACCGGCGGCCCCTCGGTGATGATCTGGGGCTGGATCGTCGTAGGCGGCATGGTGCTGTTCGTCGGCGCGGCGCTGGCGGAGGTCACCAGCGCCTACCCCACCAGCGGTGCCCTGTTCTTCATGGCTGACCGCCTCGGCGGACGCCGCTGGGGCTGGTACACGGGCTGGCTCAACCTGCTCGGGTTATTGGGCGGGATCGCCAGCATCGACTACGGGTGCGCCCAGTTCACCGGCGCTTTCCTCGACCTCCAGTACGGCTTCCAGCCCACTCCCGGCAAGACCCTGTGGATCTTCTTCGGCGTCCTGATCCTGCACGCTGTGCTGAACCTGTTCGGGGTCCGCCTGGTCGCCGTGTTAAACGCGGTGAGCGTGTGGTGGCACCTGGTCGGTGTGGCCGTCATCGTCGGCGCCCTCACGATCGTCCCCGCCCATCATCAGTCCGCTGATTTCGTGTTCACGAGGTTCGTCAATGGCACCGGCTGGTCCAGCAGTCTGTATGTGGTGGCGATCGGTCTGCTGGTCGCGCAGTACACATTCTCCGGCTACGACGCCTCGGCGCATCTGTCGGAGGAGACCACCCACGCCTCCATCGCGGCTCCGCGCGGCATCGTGCGGTCCATCGTCTGGTCCTGGGGTGCCGGTCTCGTGCTGCTGGTCGGGCTCACGTTCGCCATCCAGGACTACACCGGCACACAGAACACCAGCACCGGAGTCCCCCCGGCGCAGATCTTCATCGACGCGCTCGGCATCGGCGGCGCGAAGGCGCTGCTGCTGATCGTGATTGTCGCCCAGTTGTTCTGCGGGAATGCAGAGACCGCGGCGTGTTCGCGGATGGTGTTCGCGTTCTCCCGCGACGGCGCCCTACCCGGGCAGAAGTGGTGGACGCGTACCGACAACGCCAGCCGCACCCCACGGGCAGCCGTGTGGCTGTCGGTCACGGTCGCCGCCGTCCTGGCGCTGCCCTCGCTCTACAGTCCGACCGCGTTCGGGGCGGTCGTCGCAATCAACGTCATCGGGATCACCCCGGCGTACGCGATTCCCATCTACTTGCGGATCCGCCATCGCGACCGCTTCACCCCGGGCCCGTGGAACCTGGGCCGCTGGAGCATTCCCATCGGCACCATCGCCGTCGCGTGGGTCGCTGTCGTCACGGTGTTGTTCTGCCTGCCGCAATCGAAGCCCGCGACCGGCGGGCTCGTCACGGTGGACACCTTCAACTACGCCCCCATCGCCCTCGCCGCCGCCCTACTGCTGGCCGCCGCGTGGTGGCGCATCGCCGGACGCCACTACAAGGTGCCGGCCGTCGCCGCCGACAAGGAACTGTCCAAGATCCAGCAGGAGATCGTCTGA
- a CDS encoding GNAT family N-acetyltransferase, with translation MHHWPLTALTLTTPDLVLRLPSDSELDALAQVTADGVVPDGAVYFPQPWATAPPAERARNVVQNHWWARGDWTQDNWRLLLAVFRNDQVIGQQNLSARNFATTGEARTGFWLSRRFQGQGYGTQMRAAALTLAFDGLEASRVTSTAFTDNAASRAISRKFGYQPNGIHRIAVDGRSYDTHEDVIGAARWRDHSRTTQVEINGLSRCITHFSSDVPYGHSGGVR, from the coding sequence GTGCACCACTGGCCCCTCACTGCTCTCACACTCACCACGCCCGACCTCGTCCTGCGTCTTCCCTCAGACTCCGAACTCGACGCCCTTGCCCAGGTCACGGCGGACGGCGTCGTCCCGGACGGCGCCGTCTACTTCCCGCAGCCCTGGGCCACCGCCCCACCGGCCGAACGCGCCCGCAACGTCGTCCAGAACCACTGGTGGGCAAGAGGGGACTGGACACAGGACAACTGGCGCCTGCTCCTGGCCGTCTTCCGAAACGACCAGGTCATCGGCCAGCAGAACCTTTCTGCCCGCAACTTCGCCACCACTGGTGAAGCCCGCACCGGCTTCTGGCTCAGCCGCCGGTTCCAAGGGCAGGGCTACGGCACGCAGATGCGCGCCGCCGCCCTCACCCTTGCCTTCGACGGCCTCGAAGCCTCCCGCGTCACTTCCACCGCGTTCACTGACAACGCCGCCTCCCGAGCCATCTCTCGCAAGTTCGGCTACCAGCCCAATGGCATCCACCGCATCGCGGTTGACGGCCGCTCGTATGACACCCACGAGGACGTCATCGGTGCCGCCCGGTGGCGCGATCACTCACGCACAACACAAGTAGAGATCAACGGTCTGTCCCGCTGCATCACGCACTTCTCTTCGGACGTGCCTTACGGCCACTCTGGCGGGGTGAGGTGA
- a CDS encoding VOC family protein, with amino-acid sequence MHGIRTVMVFVDDPEAAARWWGEIFDSEVELDVNGTSVYAWLDLNGLEFGFHPASPKANVYGRSTVPYWSVENLDTDRQRLLDAGCTHHRGPLDVEPGRRICQLVDPFGTVFGLDGP; translated from the coding sequence GTGCACGGTATCCGCACCGTCATGGTCTTCGTCGACGACCCCGAAGCCGCCGCCCGCTGGTGGGGCGAGATCTTCGACTCCGAGGTCGAGCTCGACGTCAACGGCACCTCCGTCTACGCCTGGCTCGACCTCAACGGACTCGAATTCGGCTTCCACCCCGCCTCCCCCAAGGCGAACGTCTACGGACGAAGCACCGTCCCTTACTGGTCAGTTGAAAACCTGGACACCGACCGCCAGCGTCTCCTCGACGCCGGCTGCACCCACCACCGCGGCCCCCTCGACGTCGAGCCCGGCCGACGTATCTGCCAACTCGTCGACCCCTTCGGAACCGTCTTCGGACTCGACGGGCCCTGA
- a CDS encoding MBL fold metallo-hydrolase, whose protein sequence is MTATPVGLELTFLGHQTWHISDGLSSVLLDPILAPAFGAGSLEFKIWPPRSVDVQGMPAPNAVILSHEHLDHFHLPSLSLLPRTVPIYTGISTPAAVTDAIEALGLTVHRVDHTQPLDIGDIEITLYPAGAHTLFWEKRVAQPLVRLSGTTGNDVFIGVDADVSDLYIEQLAQGTLAPPRLAVVSNNAQTVPYGALGADNNLLPGLDGPRNRTTGLQILHALLIDYLKPLDGVRDVALCGNGFTAPRSPHGPFLYADHKALAAAANDLQHLFHVHGPRPGDRLTVPAGGGSITVSRALWVTPDPVAEKSELAALSAFLDAPQRVEPTPVTPSLDKEEWGKAEHLVAQELPRLARELIATRTGALATSIHDYLRGPLQAHRAVLRLLDPPGRPDEVDSYAWNITGPHWDKVETTNREEAMAAYPFGIEIYFQDLAAVFLGRAQIWDIVGGSYQGWHIGEHLDSPVYALFAIYGEHQRPDLAARCYARSLATLGIHQEISA, encoded by the coding sequence ATGACAGCCACTCCCGTCGGCCTGGAACTGACCTTCCTCGGTCACCAGACGTGGCACATCAGCGACGGCCTCTCCTCGGTCCTCCTCGATCCAATCCTTGCGCCCGCCTTCGGAGCCGGGAGCCTGGAGTTCAAGATCTGGCCGCCCCGTAGCGTGGACGTGCAGGGTATGCCCGCTCCCAACGCCGTGATCCTCAGCCACGAGCACCTGGACCACTTCCACCTCCCCTCCCTCAGCCTCCTCCCGCGCACGGTCCCTATCTATACCGGCATCTCCACCCCCGCCGCGGTCACCGACGCCATCGAAGCCCTGGGCTTGACCGTGCACCGCGTCGACCACACCCAGCCGCTGGACATCGGGGACATCGAGATCACCCTCTACCCCGCCGGCGCTCACACTCTCTTCTGGGAGAAGCGCGTGGCCCAGCCGCTGGTCCGGCTCTCGGGAACCACCGGCAACGACGTCTTCATCGGCGTCGACGCCGACGTCTCCGACCTGTACATCGAGCAACTGGCCCAGGGCACCCTCGCCCCGCCACGTCTCGCCGTCGTCTCCAACAACGCCCAGACCGTCCCGTACGGTGCCCTTGGCGCGGACAACAATCTTCTACCCGGCCTGGACGGCCCTCGCAACCGCACCACTGGGCTCCAGATCCTGCACGCCCTGCTCATCGACTACCTCAAGCCTCTCGACGGGGTGCGGGACGTCGCCCTGTGCGGCAACGGCTTCACCGCACCGCGCAGCCCTCACGGCCCCTTCCTCTATGCCGATCACAAGGCTCTGGCCGCCGCCGCCAACGACCTCCAGCACCTCTTTCACGTCCATGGCCCCCGTCCAGGCGACCGCCTGACCGTCCCGGCGGGCGGCGGCTCCATCACCGTCTCGCGCGCGCTCTGGGTCACCCCTGACCCCGTGGCGGAGAAGTCGGAACTAGCCGCGCTGTCGGCCTTCCTGGACGCCCCACAGCGCGTCGAGCCCACCCCGGTCACTCCGAGCCTGGACAAGGAGGAGTGGGGGAAGGCCGAACATCTCGTGGCGCAGGAACTTCCCCGGCTGGCACGTGAGTTGATCGCCACGCGCACGGGAGCCCTGGCCACCAGCATCCACGACTACCTTCGCGGGCCTCTCCAGGCTCACCGTGCTGTTCTCCGTCTGCTCGACCCACCCGGGCGACCTGACGAAGTCGACTCCTACGCCTGGAACATCACCGGTCCCCACTGGGACAAGGTGGAGACAACCAACCGGGAGGAGGCCATGGCCGCCTACCCCTTCGGTATCGAGATCTACTTCCAGGACCTCGCTGCCGTGTTCTTGGGACGTGCCCAGATCTGGGATATCGTCGGGGGCTCGTACCAGGGATGGCACATCGGTGAGCACCTCGACTCCCCTGTCTATGCCCTCTTCGCGATCTACGGCGAGCACCAGCGACCCGACCTGGCCGCCCGCTGCTACGCCCGCAGCCTGGCCACGCTCGGCATCCATCAGGAGATATCAGCGTGA
- a CDS encoding XRE family transcriptional regulator, whose product MVETGRSPGLDAAWISRLERGVISWPSGDYRAALCKVFQVNCEAQLGLYPKAVTEGPGTEAQSGTSSAQLELETLESDAELSSHMARLAAITNVNALVLEQLDADLDRLARDFVSRPLPLLVPEIRHLRREVFRLVEGRQYPNQARHLYVTAGWLCGLAAHVSLDLGHQPSAATHARTAVQCADIAEHHALRAWARSFQSLAAYWTGDYRRAADLAHSGYQDGRPGPGTIRARLLSLEARALAACGDCRAALRALSLAQEARSAADADELPGVFAFPEAKQWAYTGTTLLAVDGTQQVRRAIAASNHAVELYQAGLEGERSPGDLHAAHLDLATAYLTDGEMEGAAHELASVLAAPNYTASIAIRLRNLYALMGSEPYRDSRRVVDLREDIREATTRPALASNPTEPR is encoded by the coding sequence GTGGTCGAGACCGGGCGTAGCCCTGGACTGGATGCGGCCTGGATCTCCCGGTTGGAGCGCGGAGTCATCTCCTGGCCGTCTGGCGACTATAGGGCAGCCCTGTGCAAGGTGTTCCAGGTCAACTGCGAAGCACAGCTGGGGCTCTACCCAAAGGCTGTCACCGAGGGACCAGGAACAGAGGCGCAGAGCGGTACGTCCTCCGCGCAGCTAGAGCTAGAGACGCTCGAATCTGATGCTGAGCTGTCCTCCCACATGGCCAGGTTGGCCGCTATAACCAACGTCAACGCTCTCGTACTCGAGCAGCTCGACGCCGACCTGGACCGGCTAGCCCGGGACTTCGTCAGCCGCCCACTTCCTCTCCTGGTTCCGGAGATCCGCCACCTGCGTCGGGAAGTCTTCCGATTAGTCGAAGGCCGCCAATACCCGAACCAGGCCCGCCATCTCTACGTAACGGCTGGATGGCTGTGTGGCTTGGCGGCCCACGTCTCGCTCGATCTCGGCCACCAGCCGTCCGCCGCCACCCACGCGCGCACCGCGGTCCAATGCGCGGACATCGCGGAGCACCACGCGCTACGGGCTTGGGCTCGGTCGTTTCAATCACTCGCCGCCTACTGGACCGGCGACTATCGCCGAGCCGCCGACCTCGCACACTCCGGCTACCAGGACGGAAGACCTGGACCAGGCACCATCAGAGCACGATTACTGAGTCTGGAGGCCCGCGCCCTGGCAGCCTGCGGAGACTGCCGTGCTGCACTGCGCGCTCTCTCACTGGCACAGGAGGCCCGCAGTGCCGCCGACGCGGACGAACTGCCTGGGGTATTCGCTTTTCCCGAGGCCAAGCAGTGGGCTTACACCGGCACCACGTTGCTGGCCGTCGACGGCACGCAGCAGGTAAGGCGAGCGATCGCGGCCTCCAACCACGCCGTTGAGCTCTACCAAGCGGGCCTGGAAGGAGAACGGTCACCAGGGGACCTGCACGCGGCCCATCTGGATCTCGCCACCGCCTACCTCACCGACGGAGAGATGGAAGGCGCCGCACATGAACTCGCTTCCGTCCTCGCCGCACCGAACTACACGGCCAGCATCGCGATCAGACTGCGCAATCTGTACGCACTGATGGGCAGCGAGCCCTACCGTGACTCACGGCGGGTAGTCGATCTCCGCGAGGACATCAGGGAAGCGACCACCCGGCCCGCTCTAGCCAGCAACCCCACGGAGCCGAGATGA
- a CDS encoding class I SAM-dependent methyltransferase, whose product MTARPTNDSSVTDRHLLSTQAYGTGQHLAARQSLYQWQAPQHDLPGIIVNELADVRGPVADVGCGNGKFVQRLRTERPDLTVVPMDISPGILTGIPGAIVADAQQLPLANGALSAALGMHMLYHVEDQQRAVRELGRVLAPDGLAFISTNSRTDKGELENLWRRAAGDVLGIPEGPARVQLSSRFTLEEAPGVLGEVFAEIRTIQLPGVIDVSDAAPVVAHLASYEAWAGKMGVPFAETVERARERVEETIRAKGAFRITCLGGILVCRNTGLTTTPSSSGFA is encoded by the coding sequence ATGACTGCCCGCCCGACCAACGACTCTTCGGTGACCGACCGGCACCTGCTCTCGACTCAGGCGTACGGCACCGGTCAGCATCTCGCGGCACGGCAATCTCTGTACCAGTGGCAGGCCCCGCAGCACGACCTCCCTGGCATCATCGTGAACGAACTGGCCGATGTCCGAGGACCGGTCGCGGACGTGGGCTGCGGTAATGGAAAGTTCGTGCAGCGCCTCCGCACGGAACGGCCCGACCTGACCGTCGTGCCTATGGACATTTCGCCCGGCATCCTGACTGGGATCCCGGGGGCAATTGTCGCTGATGCCCAGCAGCTCCCTCTCGCGAATGGCGCGCTGAGCGCAGCCTTGGGCATGCACATGCTCTACCACGTCGAAGACCAGCAGCGAGCTGTCAGGGAGCTGGGTCGTGTCCTGGCCCCGGACGGCCTTGCTTTCATCTCCACCAACAGCCGCACCGACAAAGGCGAGCTGGAGAACCTGTGGCGGCGGGCTGCCGGAGACGTCCTGGGCATCCCGGAGGGCCCGGCCCGGGTGCAGCTCTCATCACGCTTCACTCTTGAAGAGGCGCCAGGTGTGCTGGGGGAGGTCTTCGCCGAGATCAGGACCATCCAGCTGCCGGGTGTGATCGACGTATCGGATGCGGCTCCGGTTGTGGCTCACCTCGCCTCCTACGAAGCCTGGGCAGGGAAGATGGGCGTTCCCTTCGCGGAGACAGTCGAGCGCGCTCGCGAGCGGGTTGAAGAAACCATCCGTGCAAAGGGAGCGTTCCGCATTACTTGCCTCGGTGGCATTCTCGTGTGCCGGAACACTGGCCTGACAACTACGCCGTCCTCGAGTGGGTTCGCGTAA